In a single window of the Niabella ginsenosidivorans genome:
- the topA gene encoding type I DNA topoisomerase, which yields MAKNLLIVESPAKAKTIEKFLGKDFQVKSSFGHIRDLEKAGMGIDIDNQFHPRYVISDGKEKVVRDLKNLASKSEEVWLATDEDREGEAISWHLCEVLGLNPNTTKRIVFNEITKPAIQQAVQSPRHVDMNLVDAQQARRVLDRIVGFELSPVLWRKISVKNNLSAGRVQSVAVRLIAEREREINAFEPQSSFKISAIFTATDTNGKQVSFKAEGGRYQTAEDAEKFLQSCVNALYTVSDIQVKPGKRTPAPPFTTSTLQQEASRKLGYSVSRTMQIAQQLYENGYITYMRTDSVNLSNTALNDLTNTIKSMYGGEYHQFRRFKNRNESAQEAHEAIRPTYMSNTAVEHNDWKRLYDLIWKRTMACQMADAQLEKTTAKIRISTNKEELTANGEVIKFDGFLKIYNEGRDDEDIQEDELQEGMLPPLAVGQELPLVEMTGTERFTRPSPRYTEASLVKKLEELGIGRPSTYAPTISTILKRGYVEKRDKEGIERKYRTLLLKENQLTPKEAVEITGAEKSKLFPTDLGLVVTDFLKQHFGDIMDYGFTARIEGEFDEIASGKLQWNKLIDDFYHPFKGDVDNTIETAERIKGERELGMDPESGRPVFARMGRFGPMIQIGNADDEEKPRFATLRKGQSIETISFEEAMDLFKLPVTLGEHEGKEVSVNIGRFGPYVKWGDDFISIPRAEDPFSVDMGRAVELIREKQAADAPVAHYEGKPVTKGKGRFGPFIKWNELFINVPRRYDFDHLSQKDIEELIRAKMEKEANRYIQQWPEEKIALENGRWGAFIRFGKKMVKLGRKENGEKYTPEEVAQLPLETVKKMIEAELPGAFEKPAKKAAAKKTAAKKTTVKKAAAKKKTGK from the coding sequence ATGGCGAAGAATTTATTGATAGTAGAAAGCCCTGCAAAAGCAAAGACCATTGAAAAGTTCCTGGGAAAAGATTTCCAGGTAAAAAGCAGCTTCGGGCACATCCGTGATCTTGAAAAAGCGGGAATGGGAATTGATATTGACAATCAGTTTCACCCCCGTTATGTGATTTCAGACGGTAAGGAAAAAGTTGTTCGCGATCTGAAAAACCTGGCTTCCAAAAGCGAGGAAGTATGGCTGGCAACGGATGAGGACCGTGAGGGAGAGGCGATCAGCTGGCATCTTTGTGAAGTGCTTGGCCTGAATCCCAACACCACAAAGCGCATCGTTTTTAATGAAATCACCAAACCGGCCATCCAGCAGGCCGTTCAATCGCCCAGGCATGTAGACATGAACCTGGTGGATGCGCAGCAGGCACGCCGTGTATTGGACCGCATAGTAGGATTTGAGCTCAGCCCGGTCCTGTGGCGGAAGATCAGCGTTAAAAACAACCTGAGCGCAGGCCGCGTACAAAGTGTTGCCGTACGTTTAATAGCCGAGCGGGAACGGGAAATAAATGCTTTTGAGCCGCAGAGCAGCTTTAAAATTTCCGCAATTTTTACCGCCACAGACACTAATGGAAAACAGGTTTCTTTTAAAGCAGAAGGTGGCAGGTATCAAACAGCAGAAGATGCGGAGAAATTTTTACAATCCTGTGTAAACGCTCTCTATACTGTAAGCGACATTCAGGTAAAACCGGGAAAACGCACCCCGGCTCCGCCTTTCACTACGTCAACATTGCAGCAGGAAGCCAGCCGGAAACTGGGGTACAGTGTCAGCCGCACCATGCAGATCGCCCAGCAGCTTTATGAAAACGGGTATATTACTTATATGCGTACAGACAGTGTGAACCTCAGCAATACGGCGCTTAATGACCTTACCAATACCATTAAAAGTATGTATGGCGGAGAATATCATCAGTTCCGGCGTTTTAAGAACAGGAATGAGAGCGCCCAGGAAGCGCACGAAGCGATCCGCCCTACCTACATGAGCAATACGGCTGTTGAACACAACGACTGGAAAAGATTGTATGACCTGATCTGGAAACGGACAATGGCCTGCCAGATGGCAGATGCGCAGCTGGAAAAAACAACAGCAAAGATCCGGATATCCACCAATAAGGAAGAATTGACTGCTAACGGCGAGGTGATCAAATTTGACGGGTTTCTGAAGATCTATAATGAAGGCAGGGATGATGAAGATATCCAGGAAGATGAATTACAGGAAGGCATGTTGCCCCCGCTGGCTGTTGGCCAGGAGCTTCCGTTGGTTGAGATGACAGGCACCGAGCGTTTCACCCGGCCTTCACCCAGGTATACAGAAGCCTCGCTGGTAAAGAAACTGGAGGAACTGGGGATCGGGCGCCCCTCTACCTATGCCCCTACTATTTCCACCATCCTGAAAAGGGGCTACGTGGAAAAGCGGGATAAGGAAGGTATTGAGCGCAAATACCGCACCCTTCTTTTAAAAGAAAACCAGCTTACCCCAAAAGAAGCTGTTGAAATTACCGGTGCAGAAAAATCAAAACTGTTTCCAACCGATCTGGGGCTGGTGGTAACCGACTTCTTAAAGCAGCATTTCGGGGATATTATGGACTATGGCTTTACAGCCAGGATTGAGGGAGAGTTTGATGAAATTGCCAGCGGCAAACTGCAATGGAATAAGCTCATCGATGATTTCTATCATCCTTTTAAAGGCGATGTGGACAATACCATTGAAACCGCAGAGCGCATAAAAGGAGAACGCGAATTAGGAATGGACCCCGAAAGCGGCCGGCCCGTTTTTGCGCGTATGGGCCGCTTTGGGCCGATGATCCAGATCGGCAATGCAGATGATGAGGAAAAGCCCCGCTTTGCTACCTTACGCAAAGGACAGAGCATTGAAACCATTTCTTTTGAGGAAGCAATGGATCTTTTCAAGCTGCCGGTTACCCTGGGTGAACATGAAGGGAAAGAAGTTTCCGTAAATATCGGCCGCTTCGGGCCCTATGTAAAATGGGGCGATGATTTTATTTCGATCCCCAGGGCTGAAGATCCCTTCTCTGTTGACATGGGACGGGCCGTGGAACTGATCAGGGAAAAACAGGCTGCAGACGCTCCTGTTGCCCATTATGAGGGAAAACCTGTAACAAAAGGCAAAGGCCGGTTTGGCCCGTTCATCAAATGGAATGAGCTGTTCATCAATGTGCCCCGCCGGTATGATTTTGATCATTTATCACAAAAGGATATAGAGGAACTGATCAGGGCAAAGATGGAAAAAGAAGCCAACCGTTATATTCAGCAATGGCCCGAAGAAAAGATCGCTCTGGAAAACGGTCGCTGGGGAGCTTTTATCCGCTTTGGAAAAAAGATGGTCAAACTGGGAAGAAAAGAGAACGGTGAAAAATATACCCCGGAAGAAGTGGCGCAGTTACCACTGGAAACCGTAAAAAAAATGATCGAGGCGGAACTGCCCGGGGCTTTTGAAAAGCCTGCTAAAAAAGCCGCTGCAAAAAAGACTGCTGCAAAGAAAACAACGGTTAAGAAGGCAGCCGCAAAAAAGAAAACAGGAAAATAA
- a CDS encoding alpha/beta hydrolase has translation MKLQHFIKGALKARLRVTAVFSERRAGNRAFKIFCTPLGKGSYGITPVMSSAEVLRLSFNNVPLRGYRWNKNASKKLLIAHGFRSHTQRFEHLVPALTAKGYEIIAFDAPAHGLSGGKQINAIDYTAVIRRIQKEYGPFSSYIGHSFGGLALALSIAELPENKNLRMVLFAPATNTDELARTFLKEMGIKNEKVRSHFYKNVQLLSGGKNLDWFSVKRCVGNIQSGILWIQDKTDPVIAAAGAVEIQQMNYPNIEFVFTDGLGHSKIYRDPAVLDQVFRFL, from the coding sequence ATGAAATTACAACATTTTATAAAGGGGGCATTAAAAGCCCGTCTTCGGGTAACTGCCGTTTTCTCTGAAAGAAGGGCAGGCAACAGGGCCTTTAAAATTTTCTGCACTCCTTTGGGCAAAGGAAGCTACGGAATAACCCCTGTTATGAGCTCTGCAGAGGTCCTCCGGCTGTCGTTCAATAATGTTCCCCTCAGGGGATACAGATGGAACAAAAATGCTTCAAAAAAACTGCTGATCGCACATGGGTTCCGCTCGCATACGCAACGCTTTGAGCACCTGGTGCCGGCTTTGACTGCAAAGGGTTATGAAATTATTGCTTTTGACGCACCGGCGCACGGATTAAGCGGTGGCAAACAGATCAATGCGATCGATTATACAGCGGTGATCCGGCGCATTCAAAAAGAATACGGACCGTTCAGCTCTTATATCGGGCACTCTTTTGGCGGTCTTGCCCTTGCATTAAGCATTGCAGAATTACCGGAAAATAAAAACCTCAGGATGGTGCTTTTTGCGCCTGCTACCAATACAGATGAGCTGGCCAGAACCTTTTTAAAGGAAATGGGGATAAAAAATGAAAAAGTACGCAGTCATTTTTATAAAAATGTACAATTGCTCAGTGGCGGCAAAAACCTGGATTGGTTCTCAGTAAAAAGATGCGTCGGTAATATACAATCCGGTATTTTATGGATTCAGGACAAAACAGACCCAGTCATTGCCGCTGCTGGGGCGGTCGAAATTCAGCAAATGAACTATCCAAACATCGAATTTGTTTTTACAGATGGATTGGGGCATAGCAAAATTTACCGGGATCCTGCTGTACTGGATCAGGTGTTCCGCTTTTTATAA
- a CDS encoding DUF2851 family protein, translated as MNEQLLQYIWQFQYFNNAFLTTAEKEPLRIIKPGIINRNQGPDFENARIQIGSTTWAGSVELHLKTSDWEKHQHQQDKNYRKVILHVVYENDRPQSGIPVLELKTRISRSLLKRYNSLMQAQSFIPCEHQILKVPAIIFNVWKSRLVAERLIRKGMVIQQYQEANEQHWEESFWWLLARNLGVPVNADAFEAMAKTIPLRILAKHKNQIHQLEALLLGQAGLLNDSFEDPYPKLLQREYAFLQRKYGLSAIAYPVQFLRMRPGNFPTLRLAQLAAIIHSSAHLFSKLLEEESLKKAKLLFKANANDFWNYHYSLRDQSTYREKAIGSAMINNIIVNTVCPILFAYGCFIDKNRLKEKAIRWLEELGAEKNTITKGFEELGLSNTAAVDSQAFIELKSRFCDERNCLHCTVGNYLLKQEK; from the coding sequence ATGAATGAACAACTATTGCAGTACATCTGGCAATTCCAGTATTTTAATAACGCATTCTTAACCACCGCTGAAAAAGAACCGTTGCGGATCATTAAGCCCGGTATCATAAACCGTAACCAGGGTCCTGATTTTGAAAATGCGCGGATACAAATAGGCAGTACTACCTGGGCCGGTTCGGTAGAACTGCATCTGAAAACTTCAGACTGGGAAAAACATCAGCACCAGCAGGATAAAAATTACCGGAAAGTGATCCTTCATGTGGTTTATGAAAACGACAGGCCTCAGTCCGGGATTCCGGTGCTGGAATTAAAAACGAGGATCTCCCGGAGTTTGCTGAAACGATACAATAGCCTGATGCAGGCGCAGTCATTTATTCCCTGCGAGCACCAGATTCTGAAGGTTCCCGCGATCATTTTTAATGTATGGAAAAGCCGGCTGGTTGCAGAACGGCTTATTCGCAAGGGGATGGTCATTCAGCAATACCAGGAAGCCAATGAGCAGCACTGGGAAGAAAGTTTCTGGTGGCTGCTGGCAAGGAACCTGGGCGTTCCGGTGAATGCTGATGCTTTTGAGGCGATGGCAAAAACGATCCCGCTAAGAATACTGGCAAAGCATAAGAACCAGATTCATCAACTGGAGGCTCTGCTGCTGGGCCAGGCAGGACTGCTGAACGATTCCTTTGAGGATCCTTACCCAAAGCTATTGCAGCGGGAATATGCCTTTTTACAACGGAAATATGGCCTTTCAGCCATAGCGTATCCGGTACAGTTCCTGAGAATGCGGCCCGGAAATTTTCCCACCCTGCGGCTGGCGCAACTGGCTGCCATTATTCATTCTTCGGCCCACCTGTTTTCAAAGCTTCTGGAGGAAGAGTCATTAAAAAAAGCGAAACTGCTGTTTAAGGCCAATGCCAATGATTTCTGGAATTACCATTACAGCCTCAGGGATCAAAGCACTTACAGGGAAAAGGCGATCGGCTCGGCTATGATCAATAATATCATTGTTAATACCGTATGCCCGATCCTTTTTGCCTATGGCTGCTTTATTGATAAGAACCGGTTGAAAGAAAAGGCCATCCGCTGGCTGGAAGAGTTAGGTGCAGAAAAGAATACGATCACTAAAGGGTTTGAGGAACTGGGGCTTTCCAATACTGCGGCAGTAGATTCACAGGCATTTATTGAGCTGAAAAGCCGCTTTTGCGATGAACGGAACTGTTTGCATTGCACGGTGGGTAATTATTTATTGAAACAGGAAAAGTAA
- a CDS encoding KdsC family phosphatase, with translation MDLLQRFKKVRVFMFDIDGVLTNGDILVLESGEMARVMNTKDGYALQLAVKHGYKIIIISGSAPSATQLRLNRLGIEEVHFQVKDKKVFVAALMEKRNMNAEEVLFMGDDLPDLPVFDLVSVSCCPADAVGDVQRAAQFVSIFPGGRGCVREVIEKVLRANDQWGVEPLIAST, from the coding sequence ATGGACCTACTGCAACGATTTAAGAAGGTACGCGTTTTTATGTTTGACATTGACGGTGTATTGACCAATGGAGATATTTTAGTATTGGAGAGCGGGGAGATGGCCAGGGTCATGAACACTAAAGACGGGTATGCTCTTCAGCTGGCAGTAAAGCATGGCTATAAAATTATTATTATTTCAGGGTCAGCACCTTCCGCCACCCAGTTGCGGCTGAACCGGCTGGGCATTGAAGAGGTGCACTTCCAGGTAAAAGATAAAAAAGTGTTTGTGGCTGCATTGATGGAAAAGAGGAATATGAATGCAGAGGAAGTGTTGTTTATGGGAGATGACCTTCCTGATCTCCCGGTTTTTGATCTTGTATCGGTATCCTGTTGCCCTGCTGATGCAGTTGGCGATGTACAGCGTGCCGCACAATTTGTATCCATCTTTCCCGGGGGGCGGGGCTGCGTACGTGAAGTGATTGAAAAAGTATTGCGCGCAAATGATCAATGGGGCGTAGAGCCTTTGATCGCGTCAACATAG
- a CDS encoding serine hydrolase domain-containing protein: MRIIAVTLVGILLTIGCKSKSQEQKQGVHQNAKNLATYEIEQLSDAEKAKYHQELSSFFDSTLIKHGFNGGILVAKGGNILYESYHGYKDPYHKTDTIDSSTAFHLASTSKPFTAITVLRLVQDNKIGLQDPVTRYFPGFPYTDVTIENLLSHRSGLPNYLSVMEDKTKWPPKQMISNDDVLHFLEQYKPAPMFKTGTRFAYCNTNFVLLALIVEKITGKKFPDYVKETIFEPLGMSHTFIYTPADSGKVIMSYKPSGALWVNDMFDNTYGDKNVYSTPEDMFKWDRALYNPNFIRQSLLLDTAYQPHSHEKPSIHNYGLGWRMLNLPNGKNVIYHNGKWHGFTPAFGRLIDEQAVIIILGNKMNSNMYNMARKAYDFFGDYMQNKVGSSEEEGEARSAMAMPMPVSKLKPARSKTHTSSKAAPASKASRTRKPVRAAEQKKATVIKKAHTTKKTKTTKKK, encoded by the coding sequence TTGAGAATAATAGCAGTTACATTAGTTGGGATATTATTAACGATTGGTTGTAAGTCGAAATCACAGGAGCAAAAGCAGGGCGTTCATCAGAATGCAAAGAACCTTGCTACGTATGAAATTGAGCAATTAAGCGATGCGGAGAAAGCAAAGTACCACCAGGAGCTCAGTTCTTTTTTTGATTCTACTCTGATAAAGCATGGGTTCAACGGAGGCATACTGGTGGCCAAAGGCGGCAACATCCTGTATGAATCCTACCATGGATACAAAGACCCGTATCATAAAACAGATACCATCGACTCCTCTACCGCTTTTCACCTGGCCTCTACCAGCAAGCCCTTTACGGCTATTACCGTTCTAAGATTGGTGCAGGACAATAAGATCGGTTTGCAGGATCCGGTTACAAGATATTTCCCGGGATTTCCTTATACAGATGTAACCATAGAAAATCTTTTATCGCACAGAAGCGGGCTGCCCAACTACCTGTCTGTAATGGAAGACAAAACCAAATGGCCGCCCAAACAAATGATCTCCAATGATGATGTGCTGCATTTCCTGGAGCAATACAAACCGGCGCCAATGTTTAAGACGGGCACCAGGTTTGCTTACTGCAATACCAATTTTGTACTACTGGCGCTGATCGTGGAAAAAATAACCGGTAAGAAGTTTCCCGACTATGTAAAGGAAACCATCTTTGAACCGCTGGGCATGTCACATACATTTATCTACACACCTGCTGACAGCGGAAAAGTGATCATGTCCTACAAACCCTCGGGGGCGCTTTGGGTCAATGATATGTTTGATAACACCTATGGCGATAAGAATGTATACAGCACCCCGGAAGACATGTTTAAGTGGGACAGGGCGCTTTATAACCCCAACTTTATACGGCAATCCTTATTGCTGGATACCGCCTACCAGCCGCACAGCCATGAAAAACCTTCCATACACAATTACGGTTTAGGCTGGCGGATGCTGAATCTTCCCAATGGTAAGAATGTAATTTATCATAACGGCAAATGGCATGGCTTTACCCCTGCCTTTGGCCGGTTGATTGATGAGCAGGCCGTGATCATCATCCTGGGCAATAAAATGAATTCCAATATGTACAATATGGCCCGCAAGGCATATGATTTCTTTGGAGACTATATGCAAAACAAAGTAGGCAGCAGTGAAGAGGAAGGAGAAGCAAGATCCGCAATGGCAATGCCCATGCCCGTATCAAAACTAAAACCGGCAAGATCCAAAACCCATACAAGCTCCAAAGCAGCGCCGGCGTCTAAAGCCTCCCGCACCCGCAAACCTGTAAGGGCTGCTGAGCAAAAGAAAGCAACCGTTATTAAAAAAGCACATACTACCAAAAAAACAAAAACAACAAAGAAAAAATAA
- a CDS encoding Maf family protein produces the protein MALILASSSPRRKQLLEMADLSFRIITKETDETFDPALELNAAVADVAKRKGYAITDQVTAEDIIIAADTIVVLEDRVIGKPETREAAIDILTRLQGATHYVITGVALLKGKEEVVFSERTEVLFHPLTPQQITYYVDKYQPFDKAGAYAIQEWIGVTGIKRIQGDFYNVMGLPVSRVLQEIRTLGYRSDKD, from the coding sequence ATGGCGCTTATCCTTGCCTCTTCATCGCCCCGACGCAAACAGTTGCTGGAAATGGCAGATCTTTCGTTTCGTATTATTACAAAAGAAACTGACGAAACATTTGATCCGGCGCTGGAGTTGAATGCTGCCGTTGCTGATGTGGCAAAGCGAAAAGGGTATGCTATAACGGACCAGGTTACAGCAGAAGATATCATTATTGCTGCTGATACCATCGTGGTGCTGGAAGACCGGGTGATCGGCAAGCCGGAAACCCGGGAAGCAGCTATTGATATTCTTACCAGGCTGCAAGGCGCTACACACTATGTTATAACGGGCGTGGCACTTTTAAAAGGCAAAGAGGAAGTTGTTTTTTCGGAGCGTACAGAAGTGCTCTTCCATCCGCTGACTCCTCAGCAGATCACCTACTATGTAGATAAATATCAACCATTTGATAAAGCGGGCGCTTATGCTATACAGGAATGGATCGGTGTTACAGGCATTAAAAGGATCCAGGGTGATTTTTATAATGTAATGGGGTTGCCGGTAAGCCGGGTCTTGCAGGAAATTCGTACCTTAGGGTATCGTTCAGACAAAGACTGA
- the serA gene encoding phosphoglycerate dehydrogenase, which produces MTNKKETSYPKEKIRILLLENISDAAVQRFKDEGYTKVDKLSKALTEDELIKEIKNVHILGIRSKTRITKKVLDAAEKLQAIGCFCIGVNQVDLAAATNKGVVVFNAPYSNTRSVAELVIANAIMLIRRIPDKNMAAHEGIWMKDSKGSYELRGKTLGIIGYGNIGSQVSVLAEAMGMKVLFYDIETKLPLGNAKDAKTLKELLQKSDVVTLHVPDTPQTKYLITKNNLRYFKKGAILINYARGEVVDLDDLSKAIKDGHIGGAALDVYPWEPEKNGDQFSSPMQHLPNVILTPHIGGSTEEAQENIGMDVSNKLFNLIEKGITNGSHTVPALALPSQENVHRILHIHYNKPGVLSEINTLLSRNNINITGQYLKTNDEIGYVVLDVEKGVSKKAAALLKDVKHTIKTRLLY; this is translated from the coding sequence ATGACAAATAAAAAAGAAACCAGTTATCCAAAAGAGAAAATAAGGATTCTGCTTTTGGAAAATATCAGTGATGCTGCCGTTCAGCGTTTTAAAGATGAGGGATATACAAAAGTAGACAAGCTATCCAAGGCATTGACAGAAGATGAGCTGATTAAAGAAATCAAAAATGTACATATTTTAGGGATCCGTTCCAAAACGCGGATCACAAAGAAAGTGTTGGATGCTGCTGAAAAATTGCAGGCAATAGGGTGTTTTTGTATTGGTGTGAACCAGGTAGACCTTGCGGCTGCAACCAATAAAGGTGTTGTGGTATTTAATGCTCCCTACAGCAATACCCGTTCAGTGGCCGAGCTGGTAATTGCAAATGCCATTATGCTGATCAGAAGGATTCCTGATAAGAATATGGCGGCGCATGAAGGAATCTGGATGAAGGATTCAAAGGGGAGCTATGAGTTGCGCGGAAAGACCCTGGGAATTATCGGTTACGGAAATATAGGATCGCAGGTAAGCGTGCTGGCAGAGGCAATGGGAATGAAGGTTTTGTTCTATGATATTGAAACCAAACTGCCTTTGGGCAATGCAAAAGATGCCAAGACGTTAAAAGAGCTGTTACAGAAATCCGATGTGGTTACACTGCATGTTCCGGACACGCCTCAGACCAAATACCTGATCACGAAAAATAACCTCAGGTATTTTAAAAAAGGCGCTATTCTTATCAACTATGCAAGGGGAGAAGTAGTAGACCTCGATGATCTGAGCAAAGCAATAAAAGACGGGCACATCGGCGGAGCCGCCTTGGATGTGTATCCCTGGGAACCTGAAAAGAACGGGGATCAGTTCAGTTCACCAATGCAGCATTTACCTAATGTAATATTGACCCCGCACATAGGTGGCAGCACGGAAGAAGCCCAGGAAAATATTGGCATGGATGTAAGCAATAAGCTGTTTAACCTGATCGAAAAGGGCATTACCAACGGATCGCATACCGTACCAGCCTTGGCGCTTCCTTCCCAGGAGAATGTGCACCGCATCCTGCATATACATTATAATAAGCCCGGTGTGCTTTCTGAGATCAATACTTTATTGTCCAGGAATAATATTAACATCACCGGGCAGTATCTGAAAACCAATGATGAGATCGGGTATGTTGTTTTAGATGTGGAAAAAGGGGTTTCCAAAAAAGCGGCTGCGCTTTTAAAGGATGTAAAGCATACCATTAAGACAAGGTTGCTGTATTAG
- a CDS encoding Rossmann-like and DUF2520 domain-containing protein, translating to MKIVIIGTGNVAAVLGRKLIKAHHEIIQVYGRNATAASELAYEWNTRSVNYASLISKEADFYLIAVADSAITVIAADLQLKNKIVAHTAAAVPMEVLKNVSENYGVLYPLQSLRKQQHSLPALAIYTEASNAYTQKILDHLAASVSDIPVHTAGIDKRTQLHVAAVFVNNFTNYLFDLAAAFCKKEGIDFKELLPLVKNTADRLETEAPGDLQTGPAVRKDLETINRHKALLKDYPEQLAVYDFLTTALMNH from the coding sequence ATGAAGATCGTAATCATTGGCACGGGTAATGTAGCGGCTGTATTGGGCAGGAAGCTGATCAAAGCGCATCATGAAATCATCCAGGTTTATGGCAGGAATGCAACGGCTGCTTCTGAACTTGCCTATGAGTGGAACACCCGGTCTGTAAATTATGCAAGCCTGATCTCAAAAGAAGCAGACTTTTACCTGATTGCAGTGGCCGATTCAGCCATAACTGTTATTGCTGCTGATTTGCAGTTAAAGAATAAGATAGTGGCGCATACAGCTGCTGCCGTACCAATGGAGGTGTTAAAAAATGTTTCAGAAAATTATGGCGTGCTGTACCCGTTACAGAGCCTGCGGAAGCAACAGCATTCATTGCCGGCGCTTGCTATTTATACGGAGGCGTCCAACGCCTATACCCAAAAGATACTGGATCATCTTGCAGCATCGGTCAGCGATATCCCGGTTCATACCGCTGGTATTGATAAGCGTACCCAATTACATGTAGCTGCAGTTTTTGTGAATAACTTTACCAATTACCTGTTTGACCTTGCTGCCGCATTCTGTAAGAAGGAAGGGATCGACTTTAAAGAGTTATTACCCCTGGTTAAGAATACGGCCGACCGCCTTGAAACAGAGGCACCGGGCGACCTGCAGACCGGCCCAGCCGTGCGGAAAGACCTGGAAACAATCAACCGGCATAAAGCGTTACTGAAGGATTACCCGGAACAACTGGCTGTATACGATTTTTTAACTACTGCATTAATGAATCATTAA
- a CDS encoding NUDIX hydrolase: protein MQIKIHIHNKVLYLCDSLNELLQELLHHPKTIFIDELDTHSVKAMLHELTLPGISTGIFQHKDLKQLKKAFFRKFELIRAGGGLVTNERNEVLMIFRRGFWDLPKGKLDEGETIEECAVREVQEETGLIKLERGPLLLTTYHTYEQGTHQIIKESCWFKMKATAAEILIPQTEEDIEQIEWVPVTAVSAYKAKAYAAIADVLDAWALQQ, encoded by the coding sequence ATGCAAATTAAAATCCACATTCATAATAAAGTATTATATCTCTGTGATTCCCTGAACGAGCTACTACAGGAATTGTTACACCATCCTAAAACGATTTTTATTGACGAACTGGACACGCATTCCGTAAAAGCAATGCTTCATGAATTAACCCTGCCGGGCATCAGTACGGGTATCTTTCAGCATAAAGATTTAAAACAACTGAAAAAAGCTTTCTTCCGGAAATTTGAGCTCATCCGGGCAGGAGGCGGTTTGGTCACCAATGAAAGAAATGAAGTATTGATGATCTTTCGCAGGGGCTTTTGGGATCTGCCCAAAGGGAAGCTGGACGAAGGAGAAACTATTGAAGAATGTGCCGTTCGGGAAGTTCAGGAGGAAACAGGGCTGATAAAATTAGAACGGGGGCCCCTCCTGCTCACCACCTATCACACGTATGAGCAGGGCACGCATCAGATCATAAAGGAATCCTGCTGGTTTAAGATGAAAGCAACTGCAGCAGAAATACTGATCCCGCAAACCGAAGAAGATATTGAGCAAATTGAATGGGTCCCTGTCACTGCAGTTAGTGCTTACAAGGCCAAAGCCTATGCTGCTATTGCAGATGTGCTGGATGCATGGGCGTTACAGCAATAA
- a CDS encoding geranylgeranylglycerol-phosphate geranylgeranyltransferase yields the protein MKPIPAFFKLVRWPNLVFIVLTQVLFQFCIYAPVYRNNIPVKDTFQFVLLVIASVFIAAGGNIINDYFDMNIDRINKPGKMIIGKYINRRWALVWHMGLSLLGILLTAIAVNPFSRWYLVVANVICVVLLWFYSVRFKKDTLIGNVVVSLLTAWTIMIIFLSKFSFSDAFHNTRPEQLKLFRFAVLYSGFAFIISLIREAIKDIEDIAGDQKYGCKTMPIVWGINATKVYVAVWLMLLICLLIVVQVYILQLGWWIDVVYCLVFIILPALYLFRKLIAAGTPKEYHFLSTLTKAIMLTGILSMALFYFHL from the coding sequence ATGAAGCCGATCCCAGCATTTTTTAAATTAGTGCGCTGGCCCAACCTCGTATTTATTGTGCTGACACAGGTGCTGTTCCAGTTTTGCATTTATGCCCCTGTTTACAGGAATAATATACCCGTGAAGGACACTTTCCAGTTTGTATTGCTGGTGATTGCTTCTGTATTTATTGCAGCCGGAGGGAATATCATTAACGATTACTTTGATATGAATATTGACCGCATCAATAAACCGGGAAAAATGATTATTGGCAAATACATTAACCGGAGATGGGCATTGGTATGGCATATGGGACTAAGCCTGCTCGGGATCCTGCTGACCGCCATTGCGGTCAACCCTTTTTCACGCTGGTACCTGGTGGTAGCCAATGTTATTTGTGTGGTATTGCTGTGGTTCTATTCCGTGCGCTTTAAGAAGGATACGCTGATCGGCAATGTGGTCGTTTCCCTGCTAACCGCCTGGACTATCATGATCATTTTCCTGTCGAAATTCTCATTTTCAGATGCTTTTCATAACACAAGACCGGAACAGTTAAAATTATTCCGTTTTGCGGTACTGTACTCTGGTTTTGCCTTTATCATCTCACTTATAAGAGAAGCCATTAAAGATATTGAGGATATTGCCGGTGATCAAAAATACGGGTGTAAAACGATGCCCATTGTATGGGGCATCAATGCCACAAAGGTTTATGTGGCTGTATGGCTGATGCTTTTAATATGCCTGCTGATTGTAGTGCAGGTTTACATTTTGCAGCTGGGTTGGTGGATAGACGTTGTTTATTGCCTTGTATTCATTATCCTCCCTGCCTTGTACCTTTTCCGGAAATTAATTGCTGCCGGCACGCCGAAGGAGTATCATTTTCTGAGTACATTAACAAAAGCCATTATGCTTACAGGCATCCTGTCTATGGCCCTTTTTTATTTTCATTTATAA